In the genome of Croceimicrobium hydrocarbonivorans, one region contains:
- a CDS encoding ABC-F family ATP-binding cassette domain-containing protein: MNYLSVENIAKAYGARKLFEGVSFGLAEGEKAALVARNGSGKTTLLRLLAGIEAPDTGRVTFRKGIRVEFLSQEPDLDPERSIIESVLAAENPMSKALIQYEEALENMEDTEAYQRAFDAMDRLKAWDFEGQVRTVLGKLGLHQVKQKIKSLSGGQKKRVALAKILISSPDLLILDEPTNHLDLDMIEWLETFLSQKSITLLMVTHDRYFLESVCDTILELEDAKLYRHPGNYSKFLERKAERQEVEATNVDKARNLMRKELEWIRRQPKARGTKSKARIDAFDDIKKEATKDLREDQLQLNIKMTRLGSKILEVHKLKKSYVDKQLIENFNYVFKKGEKIGIAGANGSGKSTLLRMLTGLEEPSGGKIIIGETVQFGFYTQTGLELKEDKRVIDVVKDIAEYIPREGKGGDLSATQLLDRFLFDGDKQYTYVSKLSGGERRRLFLCTVLMANPNFLILDEPTNDLDILTLNVLEDFLMQFPGCVLVVTHDRYFMDKICDHLFAFEGEGQIKDFPGNYSEYRVAQVEEAAQRKLRNESMVKTKAKAVEKPKEKTKLTYAERLEFEALEAEIEDLETRRETLASQLEAAATDADKIMELSSQLEAIQSELEEKEMRWLELSEYAE; this comes from the coding sequence ATGAATTACCTATCAGTTGAAAATATTGCCAAAGCCTATGGAGCCCGGAAGCTTTTTGAAGGGGTTTCCTTTGGTTTGGCTGAGGGCGAAAAAGCAGCTTTGGTTGCCCGAAATGGAAGTGGTAAAACTACCCTCTTACGACTCCTTGCGGGTATAGAAGCACCCGATACCGGTCGGGTTACTTTTAGGAAAGGAATTCGAGTGGAGTTTCTTAGTCAGGAACCAGATTTGGATCCCGAACGCAGTATTATCGAAAGCGTATTGGCCGCCGAAAACCCCATGAGCAAGGCTTTAATTCAATATGAAGAAGCCCTGGAGAACATGGAGGACACCGAAGCTTATCAAAGGGCTTTCGACGCCATGGATCGGCTTAAAGCCTGGGATTTTGAAGGTCAGGTGCGCACGGTATTGGGTAAATTAGGACTGCATCAGGTAAAGCAAAAGATTAAGTCCCTTTCCGGTGGACAGAAGAAGCGGGTGGCCCTAGCCAAAATCCTTATTTCTTCACCAGATCTCCTAATCTTAGATGAGCCTACCAACCACCTGGATTTGGATATGATCGAATGGCTCGAAACCTTTCTGAGCCAAAAGAGTATTACCCTCTTAATGGTAACTCACGATCGTTATTTCCTCGAGTCGGTATGTGATACGATCTTGGAATTGGAAGATGCGAAATTGTATCGCCATCCGGGTAATTACAGTAAGTTCTTAGAGCGTAAGGCAGAGCGTCAGGAGGTAGAAGCCACAAATGTGGATAAGGCCCGCAACTTGATGCGTAAGGAACTGGAGTGGATCCGTCGGCAACCCAAAGCGCGCGGCACTAAAAGCAAGGCCCGGATTGATGCCTTTGATGATATAAAAAAGGAGGCGACCAAGGACCTTCGTGAAGATCAGCTCCAGCTGAATATTAAGATGACTCGCCTGGGCAGTAAGATTTTGGAAGTTCATAAACTGAAGAAGTCCTACGTGGATAAGCAGCTGATTGAAAACTTCAACTACGTTTTTAAGAAGGGCGAGAAAATAGGAATAGCCGGCGCCAATGGATCAGGGAAATCAACCCTGCTTAGAATGCTAACCGGCCTAGAAGAACCCAGTGGAGGGAAGATCATAATCGGGGAAACAGTCCAATTTGGTTTCTATACCCAAACGGGTCTCGAGCTTAAGGAAGATAAGCGGGTAATTGATGTAGTGAAGGATATTGCGGAGTACATTCCCCGTGAAGGCAAGGGGGGCGATTTAAGTGCTACACAGCTTTTAGACCGTTTTCTCTTTGATGGAGACAAGCAATATACCTACGTATCCAAATTGAGTGGTGGAGAGCGTCGCCGCTTATTCCTTTGTACCGTATTAATGGCCAATCCGAACTTTTTGATATTGGATGAGCCGACCAATGATCTGGATATTTTAACCCTCAATGTATTGGAAGATTTTCTGATGCAGTTTCCGGGTTGTGTATTGGTGGTTACCCATGATCGTTACTTCATGGATAAGATCTGCGATCACCTTTTTGCCTTTGAAGGAGAGGGTCAAATCAAGGATTTTCCGGGGAATTATTCCGAGTATCGAGTGGCGCAAGTTGAAGAAGCCGCGCAACGCAAATTGCGGAATGAAAGCATGGTGAAAACCAAGGCTAAAGCGGTGGAAAAGCCCAAGGAGAAAACCAAGCTGACCTATGCAGAAAGGCTGGAATTTGAGGCTTTAGAAGCGGAAATTGAGGACCTGGAAACCCGACGCGAGACCCTGGCCTCGCAATTAGAAGCGGCGGCTACGGATGCAGATAAAATCATGGAGCTCTCCTCGCAATTAGAAGCTATCCAATCCGAATTGGAGGAAAAGGAAATGCGTTGGCTGGAGCTTAGCGAGTACGCCGAATAA
- a CDS encoding RNA polymerase sigma factor, with protein MRLEDLEAYRPPKEILLNNSEQELVIACAAGEKLAQKRVYELFSGKMLNICRRYAKDQEHARDLMHDGFIKVFLNIGKFKGQASLQTWITRIMINNSISAIRKEVRKGIKVNLEDVQIPEPDPQFFEMEESEEMSAREVFEKINELPLGYRTVFSMYVLDGYSHREIAEELDISEGTSKSQLAKAKRLLVKKLRGEA; from the coding sequence ATGCGGCTGGAGGACCTGGAGGCTTATCGACCCCCCAAGGAAATTCTGCTAAACAACTCCGAGCAAGAGTTGGTGATCGCCTGTGCGGCGGGGGAAAAGCTTGCGCAGAAACGGGTTTACGAATTGTTCTCAGGCAAGATGCTGAATATCTGCCGTCGCTATGCAAAGGATCAGGAGCATGCTCGCGATTTAATGCACGACGGATTTATCAAGGTTTTCTTGAATATCGGAAAGTTTAAAGGACAGGCTTCCCTGCAAACCTGGATTACCAGGATTATGATTAACAATAGCATTAGCGCTATTCGCAAGGAAGTTCGCAAAGGAATTAAGGTGAATTTGGAAGATGTACAAATTCCGGAACCCGATCCTCAGTTCTTTGAAATGGAAGAAAGCGAAGAAATGAGTGCAAGGGAGGTTTTTGAAAAGATCAATGAACTGCCTTTGGGCTACCGCACCGTATTCAGCATGTATGTTTTAGATGGATATAGCCATCGCGAAATAGCTGAGGAACTAGACATTAGTGAAGGAACCAGTAAAAGCCAACTAGCCAAAGCCAAGAGACTCTTGGTAAAAAAACTACGAGGTGAAGCATAA
- a CDS encoding methionine aminotransferase, whose product MSDSDKPLSFSGNLSHVGETIFSKMTALANKHKAVNLSQGFPDFPVDPELIERVHFYVDKGPHQYAPMAGHLAFRQELCKLSDQEFASPYQAETEICITAGATQALGTALACAIREGDEVIVFSPAYDSYFPMIELYGGRPITIKLQHPDYNVDWNQVKRLISHRTKMIIINSPHNPSGRTWKEDDYLKLQELVGDSNILILADEVYEHLVFDPKEKRSVRQFPELRKRSFVVGSLGKTVHVTGWKIGYCMAPENLMREFKKVHQYFVFSINHPLQWALADYLPNLDLNSLGKLFKEKHDWFFRNLQERTRFKPLASEGTYFMLIDYSEISQEPELAFAERLTTEFGVASIPLSPFYRDPVDNKVLRLCFAKDDQTLEQGVDALSKL is encoded by the coding sequence ATGTCCGATTCCGATAAACCCCTCAGCTTTAGCGGAAACTTAAGTCATGTAGGGGAAACCATTTTCAGCAAAATGACAGCCTTAGCCAACAAGCATAAGGCGGTGAACTTATCACAGGGTTTTCCCGATTTTCCGGTAGACCCCGAATTAATTGAGCGGGTTCACTTTTACGTTGATAAAGGACCGCATCAATACGCGCCCATGGCCGGGCATCTGGCATTTCGGCAAGAACTCTGCAAGCTTAGCGATCAAGAATTTGCCAGCCCCTACCAGGCTGAAACTGAAATTTGCATTACCGCAGGGGCCACCCAAGCCCTAGGTACAGCCCTAGCCTGCGCCATTCGTGAGGGTGATGAAGTGATCGTTTTTAGCCCCGCCTACGATTCCTACTTCCCCATGATAGAATTGTATGGTGGTCGCCCTATCACCATTAAACTTCAGCACCCCGACTATAATGTAGATTGGAATCAGGTTAAAAGGCTAATTAGCCATCGCACCAAGATGATCATCATTAACAGTCCGCATAATCCCAGTGGCCGCACCTGGAAAGAAGATGATTACCTCAAATTACAGGAGCTGGTAGGTGATTCCAATATTCTCATTTTAGCTGATGAAGTGTATGAGCATTTGGTTTTTGACCCAAAAGAGAAACGCAGTGTACGCCAGTTCCCAGAGCTTAGAAAGCGTTCCTTCGTAGTAGGTTCCTTAGGGAAAACAGTGCATGTTACCGGTTGGAAAATTGGCTATTGCATGGCCCCGGAGAATCTGATGCGGGAGTTTAAAAAGGTGCATCAATACTTTGTATTTAGCATTAACCACCCCTTGCAATGGGCCCTGGCTGATTACCTACCCAATCTGGATTTGAACAGCTTGGGTAAGCTATTTAAGGAAAAGCATGATTGGTTCTTTCGCAATCTACAGGAGCGCACGCGCTTTAAGCCTTTGGCCAGCGAGGGAACCTATTTTATGCTGATTGATTATTCTGAGATCAGTCAGGAGCCAGAATTGGCTTTCGCCGAAAGGCTTACCACCGAATTTGGAGTAGCCAGTATTCCGCTTAGTCCCTTTTACAGAGATCCGGTAGATAATAAAGTATTACGCTTGTGCTTCGCCAAGGATGATCAAACTTTAGAGCAAGGAGTAGATGCCCTATCCAAGCTCTGA
- a CDS encoding ATP-binding protein, with protein sequence MKNTDLHRLLRRQIRKYLNDDEEIPAGFLKAVNQAYLDFDQDIKQAENILELSSQELFRANRELRKTIETKAAEADALSARLSRIVNNVQEVIFQTDINGCWTFLNSAWERITGYSVEESLGTSFTTMVYPEDKETSMYHLSELVNGTETTSRYNLRYITKSGETRWTEAIVTLDLDPDGRLLGASGTLTDINARYVAEEKLRQASYNLNQAQALTKLGSFEHPISANGNSYWSSQMFRLLNQPGINAPQLSDLLEVVDEPWREKLSIAFNQLIEDNQEFRMEVSVNQEKAWMLVRAEKQKGRLSSGEVITGTLMDITERKGFEKELIAAKLMAEKALAAKSDFLSNMSHEIRTPMNAIVGLTEILLQEKNLDPTVLRNLELIEYSADNLLVIINDILDYSKIEANKVELEQIPFDLRNLLNKLLETWQLKARHNKVELLLEIDDQIPDQLLGDPYRLNQILLNLISNALKFTREGAVKTSVQVKLNKGEEWDILFKVQDSGIGISAEKLGSIFESFTQAYTDTTRNFGGTGLGLAISKRLVELQGGEIWVESKIGEGSCFYFNVILHESHESARKDPELEADLSNGLNGIEILVAEDNKVNQMLIMQVCKNWNALIEIADNGKIALEKSREKEYDVILMDLQMPEMNGFEAVQNIRHDESNRNFKTPILALTADAMPETKNYVKRNGFNGYITKPFKSEELLKEITICMEQNQK encoded by the coding sequence TTGAAAAACACTGATCTCCATAGATTATTACGAAGACAAATTCGGAAGTACCTCAATGATGATGAGGAAATTCCCGCTGGGTTTTTAAAGGCGGTAAACCAAGCCTATCTGGATTTTGATCAGGATATAAAACAAGCTGAAAACATTTTAGAGCTCAGTTCTCAAGAACTCTTTCGAGCTAACCGGGAACTGCGCAAAACCATCGAAACCAAAGCGGCCGAAGCCGATGCTTTAAGCGCACGCTTATCGCGGATCGTTAATAATGTTCAGGAGGTAATCTTTCAGACCGACATTAATGGTTGCTGGACTTTTTTGAATTCGGCCTGGGAGCGAATTACCGGCTATTCTGTTGAAGAAAGCTTGGGTACCAGCTTCACCACTATGGTGTATCCAGAAGATAAGGAAACCAGCATGTACCATCTTTCGGAGCTGGTAAATGGCACAGAAACTACCAGTCGCTATAATTTAAGATACATCACCAAATCGGGAGAAACCCGCTGGACCGAAGCTATTGTTACGTTAGACCTCGACCCTGATGGTCGATTACTGGGCGCCTCCGGAACCCTTACGGATATTAATGCCCGTTATGTGGCTGAAGAAAAGTTACGTCAGGCCAGCTATAACCTCAATCAGGCGCAAGCCTTAACCAAATTGGGCTCTTTTGAGCATCCGATATCCGCGAATGGGAATTCCTATTGGTCTTCTCAAATGTTCCGCCTCCTAAACCAACCGGGAATAAACGCACCGCAGCTAAGTGACCTGCTGGAAGTGGTAGATGAACCCTGGCGGGAAAAACTAAGTATTGCCTTTAATCAGCTTATTGAAGACAATCAGGAATTTAGGATGGAAGTTTCGGTGAATCAGGAAAAAGCCTGGATGTTGGTTCGCGCTGAAAAGCAAAAAGGACGATTAAGCTCCGGCGAGGTTATCACTGGAACCCTTATGGATATAACCGAAAGAAAGGGCTTTGAAAAAGAATTGATTGCAGCCAAATTAATGGCTGAAAAGGCTCTCGCCGCCAAATCGGATTTCCTGTCTAATATGAGTCATGAGATCCGTACCCCCATGAATGCCATTGTGGGACTAACCGAGATCTTACTGCAAGAAAAAAATCTGGACCCCACCGTTCTTCGCAATTTGGAATTAATAGAATATTCCGCCGATAACCTATTGGTAATTATTAATGATATTCTGGATTATTCGAAGATTGAGGCCAATAAAGTAGAGCTGGAACAGATTCCCTTCGACCTCCGAAACCTACTTAATAAGCTACTGGAAACCTGGCAATTAAAAGCTCGACACAATAAGGTGGAGCTGCTATTGGAGATCGATGATCAAATACCCGATCAGCTGCTGGGCGACCCCTATCGTCTCAATCAAATACTCCTAAACCTGATTAGCAATGCGCTTAAATTCACTCGTGAAGGAGCGGTAAAAACTTCGGTGCAAGTAAAGCTCAATAAGGGTGAAGAATGGGATATCCTCTTTAAGGTGCAGGACAGCGGCATTGGCATTTCTGCCGAAAAACTGGGTAGCATTTTCGAAAGCTTTACCCAAGCTTATACCGATACCACTCGCAACTTTGGCGGCACTGGTTTAGGGCTGGCCATCTCCAAAAGATTGGTAGAACTACAGGGCGGTGAAATTTGGGTGGAGAGTAAAATCGGCGAAGGCAGTTGCTTCTACTTCAATGTTATTCTGCATGAAAGCCATGAAAGTGCTAGGAAGGATCCCGAGCTAGAGGCAGATCTGAGCAATGGCCTAAATGGCATTGAGATTTTGGTGGCCGAAGACAATAAGGTGAACCAAATGCTGATTATGCAGGTTTGCAAAAATTGGAATGCGCTCATAGAGATAGCCGACAATGGTAAAATCGCCTTGGAAAAAAGCCGCGAAAAAGAATACGATGTAATCCTAATGGACCTCCAAATGCCCGAGATGAATGGCTTTGAGGCGGTGCAGAATATTCGACATGATGAAAGCAATCGCAATTTTAAAACGCCCATACTAGCGCTTACGGCGGATGCAATGCCGGAAACCAAAAACTATGTGAAGCGCAATGGCTTTAATGGCTATATCACCAAACCCTTTAAAAGCGAAGAACTTTTAAAGGAAATCACCATTTGTATGGAGCAAAATCAGAAATAA
- a CDS encoding FIST signal transduction protein: MKSYQLSLPQNSMDGLNQIDFEPQLILIFGGKTLLQQSDWVQEIRRKFPQAIMAGCSTAGEISGTTVSDESLSLNFLAFERSEVRYQEYEIQDNAQSYEAGKTLAQSFEAENLKHLFVLSDGLNVNGSQLVDGLREGIPENVSITGGLAGDGPLFEQTLLIDNEGHLKDQLLIALGFYGDLEVNYGSMGGWDSFGIERLVTKSRNNVLYELDHQPALQLYKSFLGDEARNLPASGLLFPLSMRYSEDKQPLVRTILGVSEKDQSLTFAGDIPEGSSIRLMKANVNRLIDGAEEAADLAKLPFTEFAICISCVGRKLVLRQIVEEEIEAVAELLGPDCLLTGFYSYGEIAPFKKGADCELHNQTMTITSFSEIEKH; encoded by the coding sequence ATGAAAAGCTATCAATTAAGCCTTCCTCAAAATTCGATGGACGGCCTCAATCAAATTGATTTCGAGCCTCAACTTATTTTGATCTTCGGAGGAAAAACGCTTCTCCAACAAAGCGACTGGGTTCAAGAAATACGCCGGAAATTTCCGCAAGCCATAATGGCAGGCTGTTCCACGGCAGGAGAGATTTCGGGCACCACCGTAAGCGATGAAAGCTTATCGCTTAATTTTCTGGCCTTCGAAAGAAGCGAAGTACGCTATCAAGAATATGAAATTCAGGATAATGCCCAGAGCTACGAAGCTGGGAAAACCCTGGCCCAGAGCTTCGAAGCGGAAAACTTAAAGCATCTCTTTGTTTTATCCGACGGACTTAATGTTAATGGTAGTCAATTGGTAGATGGATTGCGAGAAGGAATTCCAGAAAATGTTTCTATTACCGGTGGATTGGCAGGTGATGGCCCCCTTTTCGAGCAAACTCTTTTAATTGATAATGAAGGCCACTTAAAAGATCAACTCTTAATTGCCCTGGGCTTTTATGGAGACCTTGAGGTGAATTACGGATCTATGGGAGGTTGGGATTCATTTGGAATTGAGCGACTGGTTACCAAAAGTCGAAATAATGTGCTCTATGAACTCGATCATCAACCGGCCTTACAACTCTATAAAAGCTTTCTGGGTGATGAAGCCCGAAATCTACCCGCCTCCGGCCTGCTCTTCCCCCTAAGCATGCGCTATTCGGAAGACAAGCAACCTCTGGTGCGCACCATTTTGGGGGTGAGCGAAAAAGATCAAAGCCTAACCTTTGCTGGTGATATCCCAGAAGGTTCTTCGATCCGACTGATGAAGGCGAATGTAAATCGTTTAATTGATGGAGCCGAAGAAGCCGCTGATCTAGCAAAACTGCCTTTCACCGAATTTGCCATCTGTATTAGCTGCGTGGGTCGTAAATTAGTTCTACGCCAAATTGTGGAGGAAGAAATTGAAGCGGTAGCCGAGCTTTTAGGGCCCGATTGCCTCTTAACTGGCTTCTACTCCTATGGCGAAATTGCTCCTTTCAAAAAGGGCGCAGACTGTGAGTTACACAACCAAACCATGACCATAACCAGCTTCTCCGAAATTGAAAAACACTGA
- the secA gene encoding preprotein translocase subunit SecA has translation MLGNILAKIFGTKSDRDMKALQPLVDEVNAEFEKLKGISDDELRARTAEFQAKIQEAIQNEEQEIAELREKIEQEEEVEQKEQYYEQIDALNEKITESIESALDGIRAQAFAVVKETARRWKENGELVVSANEHDRQMAAILDGVRIEGDKAIWSSQWKAAGADIHWDMMHYDVQLIGGSVLHKGSIAEMATGEGKTLVSTLPVYLNALPKRGVHVVTVNDYLARRDSEWMGPLYQFHGLSVDCIDRHRPNSEERRKAYQADITYGTNNEFGFDYLRDNMAGSPEDLVQRVHNYAIVDEVDSVLIDEARTPLIISGPTPQGDRQEFNQLKPHVVKLVNAQKALATSELREARSLIASGNKEEKEEGAKKLLRVHRGMPKNKALIKFLSEEGIKTLLQKTENFYMQEQNKNMHLVDDELFFTIDEKSNQIDLTDRGIELISGDTDKDFFILEDISTQLSALEAEGLPADEQAKRKDEIMRDFSIKSERIHTMNQLLKAYTLFEKDNEYVVMDNKVKIVDEQTGRIMDGRRYSDGLHQAIEAKENVKIEAATQTYATVTLQNYFRMYNKLSGMTGTAETEAEELWDIYKLEVTVIPTNRPIIRDDREDLVYRTRREKFNAIIEEISKLVEEGRPVLVGTTNVEISEVLSRALKIRKIPHNVLNAKLHQKESEIVAEAGQPGKVTIATNMAGRGTDIKLTPEAKAAGGLAIIGSERHDSRRVDRQLRGRSGRQGDPGSSQFFVSLEDELMRLFNSERVAKIMDRMGLEEGEVIQHSMVTRSIERAQKKVEENNFGIRKRLLEYDDVMNSQREVIYRRRRHALYGERMQVDIANMFYETVEAVVNETQPTKDFESFKLEMLRVFSMDTPVSQESFEKGTPDELVNSIHEAVMKAYTSKNERIAQMALPIINNVFENQGQQYKNIVIPFTDGAKQMQIVTNLEKAVNSQGRQLIRDFEKSITLGLIDDKWKEHLRDMDDLRQSVVTAQYEQKDPLLIYKFEAFELFRSMVDEMNREIASFLFKGQLPNQDAQQVQQARAPQRSAYDNMQTSHPSADGSSPSGEQPKAAPKRQPVVAEKKFGRNEQVTIQNLSTGEKRDLKYKVAENMVASGQWIVIDS, from the coding sequence ATGTTGGGAAACATTCTCGCCAAGATATTCGGCACCAAGAGTGACCGAGATATGAAAGCCCTTCAACCTTTAGTAGACGAGGTTAACGCTGAGTTCGAAAAACTTAAAGGAATATCTGACGACGAACTCCGTGCTCGTACCGCTGAGTTCCAGGCTAAGATTCAGGAAGCCATCCAAAATGAGGAGCAGGAAATTGCTGAATTGCGCGAAAAGATTGAGCAAGAAGAGGAGGTTGAGCAAAAGGAACAATACTACGAGCAGATTGATGCGCTCAACGAAAAAATAACCGAAAGCATTGAAAGTGCTTTGGATGGTATTAGAGCTCAGGCCTTCGCTGTAGTGAAGGAAACGGCCCGTCGCTGGAAAGAAAACGGTGAGTTGGTAGTAAGTGCCAATGAGCACGATCGCCAAATGGCAGCCATTCTCGATGGGGTTCGTATAGAAGGAGACAAGGCGATTTGGAGTAGCCAGTGGAAAGCCGCTGGTGCCGATATTCATTGGGATATGATGCACTATGATGTGCAGCTTATTGGTGGATCGGTTTTACATAAAGGCTCTATTGCTGAGATGGCAACAGGTGAAGGTAAAACCCTGGTTTCTACCCTCCCTGTATATTTAAATGCCCTTCCCAAGCGCGGGGTGCACGTGGTTACGGTAAACGATTACCTGGCGCGTCGTGACTCTGAATGGATGGGACCTTTGTATCAATTCCACGGTTTAAGTGTAGACTGTATAGATCGTCACCGCCCTAATTCCGAGGAGCGTCGCAAGGCCTATCAGGCAGATATTACCTATGGTACTAATAATGAATTCGGTTTCGACTACCTGCGCGACAATATGGCGGGTAGCCCCGAGGATTTGGTACAAAGAGTCCATAATTACGCGATTGTGGATGAGGTGGATTCCGTATTAATTGATGAGGCTCGTACACCATTAATTATTTCCGGACCAACCCCACAAGGCGATCGCCAGGAATTTAACCAATTGAAACCCCATGTGGTAAAATTGGTAAATGCCCAAAAAGCTTTAGCTACCAGCGAATTGCGCGAAGCACGGAGCTTAATTGCATCCGGCAATAAAGAAGAAAAAGAAGAAGGAGCTAAAAAGCTTTTACGAGTGCATCGCGGGATGCCTAAAAACAAGGCTCTGATTAAATTCTTGAGTGAAGAAGGAATTAAGACTCTCTTGCAGAAGACGGAAAACTTCTACATGCAAGAGCAGAATAAAAACATGCATCTTGTTGATGATGAACTCTTCTTCACCATCGATGAAAAAAGCAATCAAATTGACCTTACCGATCGCGGTATTGAGCTGATCTCTGGCGATACCGATAAGGACTTCTTTATTTTGGAGGATATCTCCACTCAGCTTTCCGCATTGGAAGCAGAAGGCCTGCCGGCAGATGAGCAAGCCAAGCGCAAGGATGAAATTATGCGCGACTTCTCTATTAAGAGTGAGCGCATTCACACCATGAACCAATTACTCAAGGCCTATACCTTGTTTGAAAAGGACAATGAGTATGTGGTGATGGATAATAAGGTGAAAATCGTTGATGAGCAAACCGGTCGTATCATGGACGGGCGTCGCTATTCTGACGGATTGCATCAGGCGATTGAAGCCAAAGAAAATGTAAAGATCGAAGCGGCCACGCAAACTTATGCGACCGTTACCTTACAGAATTACTTCCGGATGTATAATAAGCTGAGCGGGATGACCGGTACAGCAGAAACGGAAGCCGAAGAATTATGGGATATCTACAAATTGGAGGTAACCGTAATTCCTACCAATAGACCAATTATTCGCGACGACCGTGAAGATTTGGTTTATCGTACCCGTCGGGAGAAGTTCAATGCGATTATTGAAGAAATCTCCAAACTGGTAGAAGAAGGCCGCCCAGTGCTGGTAGGTACCACCAATGTAGAAATCTCGGAGGTTTTAAGCCGTGCTCTTAAAATCCGTAAGATTCCGCATAATGTTCTGAACGCGAAATTGCACCAGAAGGAATCCGAAATCGTAGCCGAAGCCGGTCAGCCCGGAAAGGTGACCATCGCAACCAATATGGCAGGTCGGGGTACCGACATTAAGCTTACGCCTGAAGCAAAAGCCGCCGGAGGTTTGGCGATTATTGGCTCGGAGCGTCACGATTCACGTCGGGTAGACCGCCAGTTACGCGGACGTTCTGGTCGTCAAGGAGACCCCGGTAGTTCTCAGTTCTTCGTTTCTCTGGAAGATGAATTGATGCGTCTCTTCAATTCGGAGCGTGTGGCCAAGATTATGGACCGCATGGGTCTGGAAGAAGGTGAGGTAATCCAGCACAGTATGGTTACCCGCAGTATTGAAAGAGCCCAGAAGAAAGTCGAAGAAAACAACTTCGGTATCCGTAAGCGCCTATTGGAGTATGATGATGTAATGAACTCACAACGTGAGGTAATTTACCGTCGTCGTCGCCATGCCTTATACGGTGAGCGTATGCAGGTGGATATTGCCAATATGTTCTACGAAACCGTAGAGGCAGTGGTAAATGAAACCCAGCCAACTAAGGACTTCGAAAGCTTTAAGCTGGAAATGCTGAGAGTATTCAGTATGGACACTCCAGTTAGTCAGGAAAGCTTTGAGAAAGGTACTCCGGATGAATTGGTGAACTCCATTCATGAAGCGGTAATGAAGGCCTACACCTCCAAGAATGAGCGCATTGCTCAAATGGCATTACCAATTATCAATAATGTATTTGAAAATCAAGGCCAGCAATACAAGAATATTGTGATTCCATTTACGGATGGGGCCAAGCAAATGCAGATTGTTACCAATCTTGAGAAAGCAGTAAATAGCCAAGGTCGCCAGTTGATTCGCGATTTTGAAAAATCCATTACCCTGGGCTTGATTGATGATAAGTGGAAGGAACACTTACGCGATATGGACGATTTGCGCCAGAGCGTAGTAACGGCCCAGTATGAGCAGAAAGATCCATTATTGATCTATAAGTTCGAAGCCTTTGAACTATTCCGTTCTATGGTGGATGAAATGAACCGAGAAATTGCTTCATTCCTCTTTAAAGGTCAATTGCCTAATCAAGATGCGCAGCAGGTACAGCAAGCACGTGCCCCACAGCGCAGTGCTTATGATAATATGCAAACTTCGCATCCATCAGCAGATGGAAGCAGCCCTTCCGGTGAGCAGCCCAAAGCGGCTCCAAAACGTCAACCGGTAGTAGCCGAAAAGAAGTTTGGACGTAATGAACAGGTTACTATTCAGAATCTTAGTACGGGTGAAAAGCGCGATTTAAAGTATAAAGTAGCCGAAAATATGGTGGCCAGTGGCCAATGGATTGTGATAGATTCATAG
- the msrA gene encoding peptide-methionine (S)-S-oxide reductase MsrA, with amino-acid sequence MRKILILLISFIGLSLNAQKMSESKEYARALFASGCYWGTEYYMQQAEGVIETNVGYAGGHVANPTYREVCTGRTGHAETVEVIYDPEVTDYETLCKLFFETHDPSQVNRQGPDIGTQYRTAIFYLNDEQKAIAEKLKAQLEAKGISVATEITGGATFYKEQEEYHHDYYQKKGGTPYCHTYTKRF; translated from the coding sequence ATGCGAAAAATATTGATCCTTTTAATTTCCTTTATCGGACTGAGTTTAAATGCCCAAAAAATGAGTGAATCCAAAGAATACGCCCGTGCCCTCTTTGCCTCTGGTTGCTATTGGGGTACCGAGTACTATATGCAACAAGCGGAAGGTGTAATTGAAACCAATGTAGGTTATGCTGGTGGGCATGTTGCCAACCCTACATATAGAGAAGTATGCACTGGAAGAACCGGTCATGCCGAAACCGTAGAAGTAATCTATGATCCGGAAGTAACCGACTATGAAACCCTTTGCAAGCTTTTCTTTGAAACCCACGATCCCTCTCAGGTAAATCGTCAGGGTCCGGATATTGGCACTCAATATCGCACTGCAATCTTCTATTTAAATGACGAACAAAAAGCGATTGCCGAAAAGTTGAAAGCTCAATTAGAAGCCAAAGGCATTAGTGTAGCTACCGAAATTACGGGTGGTGCCACTTTTTACAAGGAGCAAGAAGAATACCATCACGACTATTACCAAAAGAAAGGTGGCACTCCCTATTGCCATACTTACACCAAGCGGTTTTAG